In a single window of the Veillonella sp. genome:
- a CDS encoding ATP-dependent Clp protease ATP-binding subunit, producing the protein MNNNFNNFGSDFGSMNDLFNQLMGNMGGYSTENRRYKINGREVTPEEFAFYRQTGRLPSNEEMQAAQAAQQGKMKQDGILAKLGTNLTQQARDGKLDPVIGRNKEIQETAEILARRTKNNPVLVGDAGVGKTAVVEGLAQAIVNGDVPAAIKNKEIISIDISGLEAGTQYRGSFEENIQNLIKEVKAAGNIILFFDEIHQILGAGSTGDGQGSKGLADILKPALSRGEMTVIGATTQDEYRNTIMKNAALARRFNEVKVNAPSPEDTFKILQGIRPLYEAHHNIELPDAVLKAAVDYSVQYIPQRSLPDKAIDLIDVTAAHLASQHPVTDIKTLEADIAEAKAKQEEFAQKEDYESAINEKMRIQKLQEEIDNHTENQKVVAKVNDVAEAVERMTGIPVSQMGASDIERLKDMKSRLQAHVIGQDKAVEAVSKAIRRNRAGFDEGNRPIGSFLFVGPTGVGKTELAKQLALDMFGNKDAIIRLDMSEYSDRTAVSKLIGATAGYVGYEDNSNTLTERVRRNPYSIVLFDEIEKADPQVITLLLQVLDDGRLTDGQGNTVNFKNTVIIATSNAGFGYGSDNNDENKVDVMDRIAPFFRPEFLNRFNAVIEFNQLSKEDLKKIVDLMLDQVNKTLAKKQITLDVTDAAKDLLMEQGYDKTMGARPLRRVIESEIRDNVTDYYLDHIDAKHLLADVVDGHIVISDKDAANTSDAKSDDDKSADHSKQADDAASKDNK; encoded by the coding sequence ATGAACAACAATTTCAATAACTTTGGTAGCGATTTCGGTAGCATGAATGATTTATTCAATCAATTGATGGGTAACATGGGTGGTTATTCCACAGAAAACCGTCGTTATAAAATTAATGGTCGTGAAGTGACTCCAGAAGAGTTTGCTTTCTATCGTCAAACTGGTCGTTTACCTTCTAATGAAGAAATGCAAGCTGCTCAAGCTGCACAACAAGGTAAAATGAAACAAGATGGTATCCTTGCCAAGTTGGGTACAAACTTAACTCAACAAGCTCGTGATGGTAAACTCGATCCTGTTATTGGCCGTAATAAAGAAATCCAAGAAACAGCAGAAATCTTAGCACGTCGTACTAAAAACAATCCTGTACTCGTAGGTGATGCTGGTGTTGGTAAAACAGCTGTAGTAGAAGGCTTGGCACAAGCAATTGTTAATGGCGATGTTCCTGCAGCTATTAAAAATAAAGAAATCATTTCCATTGATATTTCCGGTTTGGAAGCTGGTACTCAATATCGTGGTTCCTTCGAAGAAAATATCCAAAACCTTATCAAAGAGGTTAAGGCTGCTGGTAACATTATCTTGTTCTTCGATGAAATCCACCAAATCTTGGGCGCTGGTTCTACAGGCGATGGTCAAGGTTCTAAAGGTTTAGCAGATATCTTGAAACCTGCTTTGTCCCGTGGTGAAATGACTGTTATCGGTGCTACAACACAAGATGAATACCGTAACACAATCATGAAAAACGCAGCTCTTGCTCGTCGTTTCAATGAAGTTAAGGTAAATGCACCATCTCCAGAAGATACTTTCAAAATTTTACAAGGCATTCGTCCATTGTATGAAGCGCATCATAATATCGAATTGCCAGATGCTGTGTTGAAAGCAGCTGTAGATTATTCTGTACAATACATCCCTCAACGTAGCTTACCAGATAAAGCCATCGACTTGATCGATGTAACAGCAGCTCACTTGGCTTCCCAACATCCTGTAACTGATATTAAAACATTAGAAGCAGATATTGCAGAAGCTAAAGCAAAACAAGAAGAGTTTGCTCAAAAAGAAGATTACGAATCCGCTATTAATGAAAAGATGCGTATTCAAAAATTGCAAGAAGAAATCGATAATCACACTGAAAACCAAAAGGTAGTGGCTAAGGTTAATGATGTAGCGGAAGCCGTTGAAAGAATGACTGGTATCCCTGTATCTCAAATGGGTGCATCCGATATTGAACGCTTGAAAGACATGAAATCTCGTCTACAAGCTCATGTCATCGGTCAAGATAAAGCAGTAGAAGCTGTATCTAAAGCAATCCGTCGTAACCGTGCAGGCTTTGACGAAGGTAACCGTCCAATCGGTAGCTTCTTATTCGTAGGTCCTACTGGTGTTGGTAAAACAGAATTGGCTAAACAATTAGCACTTGATATGTTTGGTAACAAAGATGCTATCATCCGCTTGGATATGTCCGAATACAGTGATCGCACAGCAGTTTCCAAATTGATTGGTGCTACAGCTGGTTACGTTGGTTACGAAGATAACTCCAACACATTGACTGAACGCGTTCGTCGTAATCCATATTCCATCGTATTATTCGACGAAATCGAAAAAGCAGACCCTCAAGTTATTACATTACTTCTTCAAGTATTGGACGATGGTCGCTTAACAGATGGTCAAGGTAACACAGTAAACTTCAAAAATACTGTTATCATTGCTACATCTAATGCAGGTTTCGGTTATGGCAGTGACAATAACGATGAAAACAAAGTCGATGTAATGGACCGCATTGCTCCATTCTTCCGTCCTGAATTCTTGAATCGTTTCAATGCAGTTATCGAATTCAATCAATTGAGCAAAGAAGATTTGAAGAAAATCGTTGATTTGATGCTCGACCAAGTTAACAAAACTTTGGCTAAAAAACAAATTACCTTAGATGTAACTGATGCAGCTAAAGATTTGTTGATGGAACAAGGTTATGACAAAACAATGGGCGCTCGTCCATTACGTCGTGTTATTGAATCTGAAATTCGTGACAATGTAACTGATTACTACTTGGATCACATCGATGCAAAACACTTGCTTGCTGATGTTGTAGATGGTCACATTGTAATCAGCGACAAGGATGCTGCTAACACATCCGATGCTAAATCTGATGATGATAAATCTGCAGACCACAGCAAACAAGCTGATGATGCTGCATCCAAGGACAATAAATAA
- a CDS encoding type I restriction enzyme HsdR N-terminal domain-containing protein: MKNIESIFNLIKLKEHKQDEKCYFDPIRYFLVQKKPEEEVRQKTIIFLQKRLGVPIERIRVEEPMCHVKKGLRGRADIVVYRDDKQEEVLLVIECKAPYIDVECNMVLDQAIRYRDILDAEYIMLVNGINAVVYQFKNGRYKEVNKIPTYQEFLKSKVRFIKENKDKPYTFEDIKSKRLQNKFLNMGYIGEDSPEENYEFYLNFLNLLLLKKISSPNILEKIGVM; this comes from the coding sequence ATGAAAAATATCGAGAGTATTTTTAACTTAATAAAACTTAAAGAACATAAACAAGATGAGAAGTGTTATTTTGATCCCATTAGATATTTTTTAGTCCAGAAAAAACCGGAAGAAGAGGTTCGGCAAAAAACAATTATATTTTTACAAAAGAGACTAGGAGTACCTATTGAACGAATTCGTGTAGAAGAACCTATGTGCCATGTGAAAAAAGGTTTAAGGGGAAGAGCTGATATCGTAGTTTATCGTGATGATAAACAAGAAGAAGTTTTATTGGTAATAGAGTGTAAAGCCCCTTATATTGATGTTGAATGTAATATGGTATTAGATCAAGCAATAAGATATCGGGATATATTAGATGCTGAATATATCATGCTTGTTAATGGTATCAATGCTGTGGTTTATCAATTTAAGAATGGTAGGTATAAAGAAGTTAATAAAATTCCGACTTATCAAGAGTTTTTAAAATCTAAAGTGAGGTTTATTAAGGAAAACAAAGATAAACCATATACATTTGAGGATATTAAGTCAAAAAGATTGCAAAATAAATTTTTGAATATGGGATATATCGGAGAGGATAGTCCTGAAGAAAACTATGAGTTTTACCTTAATTTTTTAAATTTATTATTATTAAAAAAGATTTCATCTCCGAATATTTTAGAAAAAATAGGTGTAATGTAA